TACTACAATGACTTTTCCATCAATCAGCTTAGCCGACAATGCGCTTTGCAACGCGGCGCGATACTTCTTCTTTGGCATCGTGTAGGCATAGCTGCGAGGCTTCGGACCAAACACGCTCCCGCCGTGACGCCACACAGGCGAACGCACCGACCCGGCGCGAGCCCTGCCCGTATGCTTCTGCTTCCATGGCTTCTTTCCGGATCCACTGACTTCACCGCGGCGCAACGTCGACGCCGTCCCCTGGCGCTCACAGGCTCGCTGCATGACGACAGCTTCGTGAACCAAGGATGCGCGAGGCTCACACCCGAATACCGCCTGCGGCAAATCAACCGTCCCGACTTTTTTGCTATGCAAATCTACGACATCGACCGTGGGCATGTCCTAACCCTTCTTCGACTTTCTGACGACAATAAGACCATTCGTCGCACCGGGAATGGCACCGCGAACGAAAAGCAAATTCTCTTCAGGCCTTGAGTCCACAACTTTCAGCCGTTGGACCGTGACCCGCTCTGCACCCATGTGACCAGGCAGCGTCTTCCCCTTCCAGACTCGCGACGGATACGAACTCGCACCCATGGAGCCAGGATGGCGATGGAACATCGAACCGTGAGACTCAGGACCTCCAGCATAATTATGCCGTTTCACGACACCCTGAAATCCCTTCCCCTTCGAGACGCCCACGACATCAACCCAGTCACCCTTCTTAAACATGCCGACCGTGACAGAGTCTCCGACCGTAACATCTCCGACTTTCTCAAACTCACGAAGCACTCGAGTAGCCGGCGCTTGCTGCTTTTTTAAGTGCCCCAGTTCAGCCTTGGAAAGCTTCCGCTCCTTGACTTCCCCATAGGACAATTGAACAGCCTCATAGCCATCGCGCTCTTTGGTCTTGATCGTGACGACGCGGCACGGACCAGCCTCAATCACCGTGACAG
Above is a genomic segment from Nitrospira lenta containing:
- the rplD gene encoding 50S ribosomal protein L4 translates to MPTVDVVDLHSKKVGTVDLPQAVFGCEPRASLVHEAVVMQRACERQGTASTLRRGEVSGSGKKPWKQKHTGRARAGSVRSPVWRHGGSVFGPKPRSYAYTMPKKKYRAALQSALSAKLIDGKVIVVSDFALEQPKTKLLAKALDQFGLGETALLVAADTQVAMLQAARNLSSVKVVSADQLNVYDVVRAGVVVIHERELARVTEVWS
- the rplC gene encoding 50S ribosomal protein L3, giving the protein MTNGLLGKKLGMTQVFDETRLTPVTVIEAGPCRVVTIKTKERDGYEAVQLSYGEVKERKLSKAELGHLKKQQAPATRVLREFEKVGDVTVGDSVTVGMFKKGDWVDVVGVSKGKGFQGVVKRHNYAGGPESHGSMFHRHPGSMGASSYPSRVWKGKTLPGHMGAERVTVQRLKVVDSRPEENLLFVRGAIPGATNGLIVVRKSKKG